One genomic segment of Mauremys mutica isolate MM-2020 ecotype Southern chromosome 10, ASM2049712v1, whole genome shotgun sequence includes these proteins:
- the LOC123378708 gene encoding 60S ribosomal protein L36a-like → MRAPAAGLSYEISPRPAGFRRLRARWGVAAHKERSKLPVNVAGRLVTPPPGREGALLRQRNGEGSSAARKSFRVAAAAGRIVNVPKTRRTYCKKCGKHQPHKVTQYKKGKDSLYAQGKRRYDRKQSGHGGQTKPIFRKKAKTTKKIVLRLECVEPNCRSKRMLAIKRCKHFELGGDKKRKGQVIQF, encoded by the exons ATGCGCGCGCCGGCCGCCGGGCTCTCCTATGAGATAAGCCCACGCCCTGCGGGGTTCCGGAGGCTGCGTGCGAGGTGGGGCGTTGCTGCACATAAGGAACGTTCGAAGTTGCCGGTTAACGTTGCCGGCCGGTTAGTCACGCCGCctccggggcgggagggggcgctGCTGCGGCAGAGAAACGGTGAGGGAAGCTCAGCTGCCAGGAAAAGCTTCCGGG tcgctgctgctgctggcaggataGTGAATGTCCCCAAAACCCGTAGGACTTACTGCAAGAAATGTGGCAAGCACCAGCCACACAAAGTGACCCAGTACAAGAAGGGCAAGGACTCTCTCTAtgctcagggaaagaggagataTGATCGGAAGCAGAGTGGTCATGGTGGTCAGACAAAGCCTATCTTCCGTAAGAAGGCCAAAACCACGAAGAAGATTGTGCTGAGGCTTGAGTGTGTGGAGCCCAACTGCAGGTCCAAGAGAATGCTGGCCATTAAGAGGTGCAAACACTTTGAGCTGGGAGGAGACAAGAAGAGAAAGGGCCAGGTGATCCAGttctaa